In Hippoglossus stenolepis isolate QCI-W04-F060 chromosome 13, HSTE1.2, whole genome shotgun sequence, a single genomic region encodes these proteins:
- the ubr3 gene encoding E3 ubiquitin-protein ligase ubr3 isoform X3, with amino-acid sequence MMAASLLRRDKKTTAVHLKADLTRTDDTSGVGQLQELLDVVLNPEKPAADTEALDWCKCLIAGGEGFEEFCKTVRSYDNATLCGLVWTANFVAYRCRTCGISPCMSLCAECFNNGDHTGHDFNMFRSQAGGACDCGDSNVMRETGFCRRHRLRTGENVPSIPRDLLLMSEMVLPRFILCIIQYLRDGYVEADTTTERDLQKVLQQLEPQISFLEELTKMGGAMRTVLTKILTNQQTFKELSMGQEENLYAKKNYDKYLSALKNSGLVSVEEKSQGAAADVTVGAEGGAGAMVLLGTTAPGGPDESSKEEDQDAGQSVGQRKRVKLSSSTKDPRIIDSLKHKCFLEELLFWTIKYEFPQKMVTFLLNMLPDQDYKITFTKTFVQHYAFIMKTLMKSHESDTMSNRIVHISVQLFSNEELARHMTEDCHLLDIMVTVLLYMMESCLIKSELQDEENSRHVVVNCSEALLKNNTYWPLVSDFINILSHQSVAKKFLEDHSLLMLWMSFVSFFQGMNLNKRELNEHVEFESQTYYAAFAAELEACAQPMWGLLTHCKVKETQEYTKTVVRYCLETLQIWFDSIGFIDEPAPNQVTFHLPLHRYYAMFLSKAVKCQGLDLDSLLPDQEMLMKIMVHPLQIQASLSEIHSNMWVRNGLQIKGQAMTYVQSHFCNSMIDPDIYLLQVCASRLDPDYFISSVFERFKVVDLLTMASQHQNAVLDSEQERPMLEGALTFLVILTSLRVHLGMTDDEILRSEMVSQLCMNDRTHSALLDLIPENPNPKSGIVPGSCSFEEMLSSVADFKAPVFEPGGSMQQGMYTPKAEVWEKEFDPIMVVLRTVYRRDVQSAMDRYSAFLKQSGIHTGNPWPPYKERTPLHPCYKGLIKLLHCKTLHIVIFTLLYKIWMDHPNMSEHVLCMVLYLIELGLDNQIQDNKDNEEPCIEEHCHDSWFPGTNLLSNLHHVINFVRVRVPETAPEVKREAPPSTSTEASSYGQNLREAQVFSLVAERRRKFQEIINRSNTEATQVVRPKSSSTRWVPPGTPPQLVTEILEIRESMLSLLIKLHQKLSSRPNSLSPSWLEDMDTSRHAHGDGITAIERILTKAATRSCQIKRSIQDICGKVCPPVPPKKNSPSDKKTMDKEERRQRARERQQKLLAEFASRQKSFMETAMDVESPEAEAAMDLGASEVMESEVLYDCVICGQSGPSTEDRPTGLVVLLQASSVLGHRCKNQEAKKLPTSDEEHIYPADTCGVAHDVRLTLMQRFFKDSSCLQSVSIGWDGGVYVQTCGHTLHIDCHKSYMESLRNDQVLQGFSVDKGEFTCPLCRQFANSVLPCRPGRGTEGGAWHAPTNKKLCVLVNEVEDLQEKLGPFPTESNLSKEMELVIKDIKNTTQKKYMDYGKNPGSPDNDFLFMYSVARTNLELELVHRGGNLRSGGASAAAKRSCLNQLFHVLAMHMRLYSIDSAYNPWTKLTQITQSKEADSFDEERPEVPMLFRDVPSLLIIFVLTMPQPLRKEHFTCVVKMLYNLQFIQAVTALSTKFSPEERQAWSTSGALKKNAANAERSFEALLSHAISELSKDKSVYKVNAEETSMLSSSVWSPQSIEFSLQQFCLPFLRLSCLLQHHLYGDNLTGCMEEDEFSSLAVCVGLLPSAPPPSNTVHSASYLEWAVSAFDLVTQWCAEVQGLSQMQAEQSVTLLVQDPQWATPRLLQLPDNYNIIFQYYHRKACTACKKVPKDPALCLVCGAFVCLKGVCCKQQGICECVLHSQHCGAATGIFLLINASVIIIIRGHRFCLWGSVYLDAHGEEDRDLRRGKPLFLCAERYRVLEQQWVSHTFDHINKRWGPHYNGL; translated from the exons AATACCTCGAGACCTTCTCTTGATGTCTGAGATGGTTCTTCCTCGCTTCATCCTGTGTATCATACAGTACCTGAGGGATGGATATGTCGAAGCAG ACACCACAACTGAAAGAGATCTACAGaaagtcctgcagcagctggagcctCAGATCTCTTTCCTGGAGGAGCTCACCAAGATGGGCGGAGCAATGAGGACTGTGCTGACGAAGATCTTGACCAATCAGCAAACATTCAAAGAGTTGAGCATGG GCCAAGAGGAGAATTTGTACGCTAAAAAGAACTATGACAAGTATTTGTCAGCGTTAAAGAATTCCGGTCTGGtgtctgtggaggagaaaagtcaaggtgctgctgctgatgtcactGTTGGTGCTGAAGGAGGTGCAGGGGCAATGGTCCTATTGG gaaCCACTGCACCAGGGGGCCCAGATGAGTCTAGTAAAGAG GAAGATCAAGATGCTGGGCAATCTGTTGGTCAGAGGAAGAGGGTGAAGCTGAGCAGCAGTACCAAAG ACCCAAGGATTATTGATTCTCTGAAGCATAAATGCTTTCTGGAGGAGTTGCTGTTCTGGACAATAAAGTACGAGTTTCCGCAGAAGATGGTCACCTTCTTACTAAACATGTTGCCAGATCAAGATTACAag ATCACCTTTACAAAGACATTTGTTCAGCATTATGCATTCATCATGAAAACGCTGATGAAAAGCCACGAGTCGGACACCATGTCCAATCGCATCGTACATATCAGTGTGCAGCTGTTTAGCAATGAGGAGCTGGCTCGACACATGACAGAGGATTGTCACCTGCTGGACATAATGGTCACAGTCCTCCTCTACATGATGGAGAGTTGCCTTATTAAAAGTGAACTTCAAG atgaagAGAACAGTCGTCACGTTGTGGTGAACTGTAGCGAGGCACTATTGAAGAACAACACCTACTGGCCGTTAGTTAGTGATTTTATTAACATCCTCTCACACCAAAGTGTAGCGAAAAAGTTCCTGGAGGACCACTCCCTGCTGATGCTCTGGATGAGCTTTGTGTCATTCTTTCAAG gtaTGAACCTGAATAAGCGGGAGCTGAATGAACATGTGGAGTTTGAGTCCCAGACATACTATGCAGCGTTTGCAGCAGAACTTGAGGCATGTGCACAACCAATGTGGGGTCTCTTAACACACTGCAAAGTCAAA GAGACTCAGGAATATACTAAAACTGTGGTTCGCTACTGTTTGGAGACCCTTCAGATCTGGTTTGATTCCATTGGCTTCATAGACGAg CCTGCTCCAAATCAAGTGACTTTTCACCTGCCACTGCACCGCTACTATGCCATGTTCCTCAGTAAG GCTGTAAAGTGCCAAGGCCTGGACCTGGACAGTCTCCTGCCCGACCAAGagatgctgatgaagatcatgGTGCATCCACTCCAAATCCAG GCAAGCCTGTCCGAGATCCACAGCAACATGTGGGTCAGGAATGGACTACAGATCAAGGGACAGGCTATGACCTACGTACAGTCGCACTTCTGCAACTCCATGATTGACCCAGACATTTATCTGCTCCAG GTGTGTGCGTCGAGGCTAGATCCTGACTACTTCATATCAAGTGTTTTTGAGAG GTTTAAAGTGGTCGACCTGCTGACTATGGCGTCTCAGCATCAGAACGCCGTGTTAGACTCTGAGCAGGAGAGGCCGATGCTTGAAGGAGCTCTGACCTTCCTGGTCATACTCACGAGCCTGCGTGTACATTTGG GGATGACGGACGATGAGATCCTTCGATCTGAGATGGTCTCCCAGCTGTGTATGAATGACCGCACACACAGTGCACTCTTGGATCTT ATTCCTGAGAATCCCAACCCAAAGAGTGGCATTGTACCAGGGAGTTGTAGTTTTGAGGAGATGCTCTCTTCTGTGGCCGACTTCAAAGCCCCAGTGTTTGAGCCCGGAGGCTCGATGCAGCAGGGCATGTACACACCTAAAG CCGAGGTGTGGGAAAAGGAGTTTGACCCCATCATGGTCGTTCTCAGAACAGTCTACCGGCGTGACGTCCAGTCAGCAATGGACAGATACTCAGCATT TTTGAAACAGTCTGGGATTCACACTGGCAACCCTTGGCCGCCTTACAAGGAGAGGACTCCTCTGCACCCATGCTACAAAGGCCTAATCAAGCTGTTGCACTGCAAGACACTGCACATTGTGATATTCACTCTGCTTTACAAG ATATGGATGGATCATCCGAACATGTCGGAGCATGTGCTGTGCATGGTGCTGTACCTGATCGAGCTGGGCTTGGACAACCAAATTCAAGACAACAAGGACAATGAG GAGCCTTGCATTGAGGAGCACTGCCATGACAGCTGGTTCCCTGGCACCAACCTCCTCTCCAACCTGCACCATGTCATCAACTTTGTGAGGGTTCGGGTCCCTGAAACGGCCCCTGAAGTGAAGAGAGAGGCCCCCCCCAGCACCAGCACTGAAGCTTCCTCTTATGGCCAG AACCTGCGTGAAGCTCAGGTCTTCAGCCTCGTGGCGGAGCGCAGGAGGAAGTTCCAGGAGATAATCAACCGCAGCAACACCGAGGCCACCCAGGTTGTCAGGCCCAAGAGCTCCTCAACCCGCTGGGTCCCGCCAGGCACACCTCCCCAGCTGGTGACGGAGATCCTGGAGATCCGAGAGAGCATGCTGTCCCTCCTCATCAAGCTCCACCAGAAACTGTCGTCCAGGCCGAACTCCCTGTCGCCGTCCTGGCTGGAGGATATGGACACGAGCCGTCACGCTCACGGAGACGGCATTACGGCCATTGAGCGTATCCTCACCAAGGCAGCCACGCGCAGCTGCCAAATCAAGCGTAGCATCCAGGACATTTGTGGAAAAGTGTGTCCTCCAGTGCCACCGAAGAAGAACAGTCCATCTGACAAGAAAACCATGGATAAAGAAGAGAG aCGCCAGagggccagagagagacagcagaaaCTGCTCGCTGAATTTGCTTCCAGGCAGAAGAGTTTCATGGAAACAGCCATGGATGTTG AATCCCCTGAGGCCGAGGCAGCCATGGATCTTGGAGCATCTGAAGTAATGGAGTCTGAGGTTCTTTATGACTGTGTCATCTGTGGCCAGAGTGGACCGTCCACTGAGGACCGTCCCACTGGCCTAGTAGTTCTCCTGCAGGCATCCTCAG TGCTTGGGCACCGCTGCAAAAACCAAGAGGCTAAGAAGCTACCGACGAGCGATGAAGAGCACATCTATCCTGCAGACACGTGTGGAGTGGCTCATGATGTCAGGCTGACGCTAATGCAACGGTTCTTCAAAGAT AGTTCTTGTCTGCAGTCTGTCTCCATAGGTTGGGACGGAGGCGTCTACGTCCAGACCTGTGGACACACTTTGCACATAGATTGCCACAAGTCATACATGGAGTCTTTGAGG aatgaCCAGGTGCTCCAGGGTTTCTCGGTTGACAAGGGTGAATTTACGTGCCCACTCTGTCGGCAGTTTGCTAATAGTGTCCTTCCCTGTCGCCCCGGGCGGGGCACAGAGGGCGGTGCCTGGCACGCGCCCACAAACAAGAagttgtgtgtgcttgtgaatGAAGTAGAAGATCTTCAGGAGAAACTCGGACCTTTTCCC ACGGAGTCCAACTTAAGTAAGGAGATGGAGTTGGTTATCAAAGACATCAAGAACACCACCCAGAAGAAATACATGGACTATGGCAAGAACCCGGGCTCTCCTGACAACGACTTCCTCTTCATGTACTCGGTGGCAAG GACCAACCTGGAGTTGGAGCTTGTGCATCGGGGAGGAAACCTGCGCTCTGGAGGAGCCAGTGCAGCTGCCAAACGCTCATGTCTCA ATCAGCTGTTCCATGTGCTGGCCATGCACATGCGTCTGTACAGCATTGATTCAGCCTACAACCCCTGGACTAAGCTGACTCAGATTACACAAAGCAAAGAGGCAGA CAGCTTCGATGAAGAGAGACCCGAGGTACCCATGCTGTTTCGAGACGTCCCTTCCCTCCTGATCATCTTTGTGCTTACGATGCCACAGCCTCTGCGAAAAG AACACTTTACCTGTGTGGTGAAGATGCTGTACAACCTGCAGTTCATCCAGGCTGTGACTGCTCTGTCGACCAAGTTCAGCCCAGAGGAGAGGCAGGCCTGGAGCACGTCTGGAGCACTCAAGAAG AATGCTGCAAACGCTGAGAGATCTTTTGAAGCGCTGCTCAGTCACGCCATCAGTGAGCTCTCCAAGGACAAGAGTGTCTACAAGGTGAACGCTGAGGAAACGTCAATG CTGAGCTCCAGTGTGTGGTCCCCGCAGTCTATCGAGTTCAGCCTCCAGCAGTTCTGCCTGCCTTTCCTCCgcctctcctgcctcctgcagcatCACCTCTACGGAGATAACCTCACTGGCTGCATG gaggaggatgagttCTCGtccttggctgtgtgtgtggggctctTACCATCGGCCCCTCCGCCTTCCAACACTGTGCACAGTGCCTCGTACCTGGAGTGGGCGGTCAGCGCCTTCGACTTGGTGACACAGTGGTGTGCTGAGGTCCAGGGGCTCTCTCAGATGCAGGCTGAGCAGTCAGTG ACGTTGCTCGTCCAGGATCCTCAGTGGGCGACCCCTCGCCTTTTGCAGCTACCTGACAACTACAATATCATCTTCCAGTACTATCACAGGAAGGCCTGCACTGCCTGCAAAAAGGTGCCAAAAGACCCTGCACTCTGCCTTGTGTGTGGCGCCTTCGTCTGTCTCAAAGGCGTGTGTTGCAAACAGCAGggtatttgtgaatgtgttttg CACTCGCAGCATTGTGGCGCAGCTACAGGCATCTTTCTACTGATAAACGcctcagtcatcatcatcatccgcGGACATCGTTTCTGCCTGTGGGGTTCTGTGTACCTCGATGCTCACGGAGAGGAGGACCGGGATTTACG CCGTGGCAAGCCTCTCTTCTTATGTGCGGAGAGGTATCGAGTGTTGGAGCAGCAGTGGGTATCACACACCTTTGATCACATCAATAAGCGTTGGGGGCCTCACTATAATGGACTCTAA
- the ubr3 gene encoding E3 ubiquitin-protein ligase ubr3 isoform X1 — MMAASLLRRDKKTTAVHLKADLTRTDDTSGVGQLQELLDVVLNPEKPAADTEALDWCKCLIAGGEGFEEFCKTVRSYDNATLCGLVWTANFVAYRCRTCGISPCMSLCAECFNNGDHTGHDFNMFRSQAGGACDCGDSNVMRETGFCRRHRLRTGENVPSIPRDLLLMSEMVLPRFILCIIQYLRDGYVEADTTTERDLQKVLQQLEPQISFLEELTKMGGAMRTVLTKILTNQQTFKELSMGQEENLYAKKNYDKYLSALKNSGLVSVEEKSQGAAADVTVGAEGGAGAMVLLGTTAPGGPDESSKEEDQDAGQSVGQRKRVKLSSSTKDPRIIDSLKHKCFLEELLFWTIKYEFPQKMVTFLLNMLPDQDYKITFTKTFVQHYAFIMKTLMKSHESDTMSNRIVHISVQLFSNEELARHMTEDCHLLDIMVTVLLYMMESCLIKSELQDEENSRHVVVNCSEALLKNNTYWPLVSDFINILSHQSVAKKFLEDHSLLMLWMSFVSFFQGMNLNKRELNEHVEFESQTYYAAFAAELEACAQPMWGLLTHCKVKETQEYTKTVVRYCLETLQIWFDSIGFIDEPAPNQVTFHLPLHRYYAMFLSKAVKCQGLDLDSLLPDQEMLMKIMVHPLQIQASLSEIHSNMWVRNGLQIKGQAMTYVQSHFCNSMIDPDIYLLQVCASRLDPDYFISSVFERFKVVDLLTMASQHQNAVLDSEQERPMLEGALTFLVILTSLRVHLGMTDDEILRSEMVSQLCMNDRTHSALLDLIPENPNPKSGIVPGSCSFEEMLSSVADFKAPVFEPGGSMQQGMYTPKAEVWEKEFDPIMVVLRTVYRRDVQSAMDRYSAFLKQSGIHTGNPWPPYKERTPLHPCYKGLIKLLHCKTLHIVIFTLLYKIWMDHPNMSEHVLCMVLYLIELGLDNQIQDNKDNEEPCIEEHCHDSWFPGTNLLSNLHHVINFVRVRVPETAPEVKREAPPSTSTEASSYGQNSRRLSGNWRENLREAQVFSLVAERRRKFQEIINRSNTEATQVVRPKSSSTRWVPPGTPPQLVTEILEIRESMLSLLIKLHQKLSSRPNSLSPSWLEDMDTSRHAHGDGITAIERILTKAATRSCQIKRSIQDICGKVCPPVPPKKNSPSDKKTMDKEERRQRARERQQKLLAEFASRQKSFMETAMDVESPEAEAAMDLGASEVMESEVLYDCVICGQSGPSTEDRPTGLVVLLQASSVLGHRCKNQEAKKLPTSDEEHIYPADTCGVAHDVRLTLMQRFFKDSSCLQSVSIGWDGGVYVQTCGHTLHIDCHKSYMESLRNDQVLQGFSVDKGEFTCPLCRQFANSVLPCRPGRGTEGGAWHAPTNKKLCVLVNEVEDLQEKLGPFPTESNLSKEMELVIKDIKNTTQKKYMDYGKNPGSPDNDFLFMYSVARTNLELELVHRGGNLRSGGASAAAKRSCLNQLFHVLAMHMRLYSIDSAYNPWTKLTQITQSKEADSFDEERPEVPMLFRDVPSLLIIFVLTMPQPLRKEHFTCVVKMLYNLQFIQAVTALSTKFSPEERQAWSTSGALKKNAANAERSFEALLSHAISELSKDKSVYKVNAEETSMLSSSVWSPQSIEFSLQQFCLPFLRLSCLLQHHLYGDNLTGCMEEDEFSSLAVCVGLLPSAPPPSNTVHSASYLEWAVSAFDLVTQWCAEVQGLSQMQAEQSVTLLVQDPQWATPRLLQLPDNYNIIFQYYHRKACTACKKVPKDPALCLVCGAFVCLKGVCCKQQGICECVLHSQHCGAATGIFLLINASVIIIIRGHRFCLWGSVYLDAHGEEDRDLRRGKPLFLCAERYRVLEQQWVSHTFDHINKRWGPHYNGL, encoded by the exons AATACCTCGAGACCTTCTCTTGATGTCTGAGATGGTTCTTCCTCGCTTCATCCTGTGTATCATACAGTACCTGAGGGATGGATATGTCGAAGCAG ACACCACAACTGAAAGAGATCTACAGaaagtcctgcagcagctggagcctCAGATCTCTTTCCTGGAGGAGCTCACCAAGATGGGCGGAGCAATGAGGACTGTGCTGACGAAGATCTTGACCAATCAGCAAACATTCAAAGAGTTGAGCATGG GCCAAGAGGAGAATTTGTACGCTAAAAAGAACTATGACAAGTATTTGTCAGCGTTAAAGAATTCCGGTCTGGtgtctgtggaggagaaaagtcaaggtgctgctgctgatgtcactGTTGGTGCTGAAGGAGGTGCAGGGGCAATGGTCCTATTGG gaaCCACTGCACCAGGGGGCCCAGATGAGTCTAGTAAAGAG GAAGATCAAGATGCTGGGCAATCTGTTGGTCAGAGGAAGAGGGTGAAGCTGAGCAGCAGTACCAAAG ACCCAAGGATTATTGATTCTCTGAAGCATAAATGCTTTCTGGAGGAGTTGCTGTTCTGGACAATAAAGTACGAGTTTCCGCAGAAGATGGTCACCTTCTTACTAAACATGTTGCCAGATCAAGATTACAag ATCACCTTTACAAAGACATTTGTTCAGCATTATGCATTCATCATGAAAACGCTGATGAAAAGCCACGAGTCGGACACCATGTCCAATCGCATCGTACATATCAGTGTGCAGCTGTTTAGCAATGAGGAGCTGGCTCGACACATGACAGAGGATTGTCACCTGCTGGACATAATGGTCACAGTCCTCCTCTACATGATGGAGAGTTGCCTTATTAAAAGTGAACTTCAAG atgaagAGAACAGTCGTCACGTTGTGGTGAACTGTAGCGAGGCACTATTGAAGAACAACACCTACTGGCCGTTAGTTAGTGATTTTATTAACATCCTCTCACACCAAAGTGTAGCGAAAAAGTTCCTGGAGGACCACTCCCTGCTGATGCTCTGGATGAGCTTTGTGTCATTCTTTCAAG gtaTGAACCTGAATAAGCGGGAGCTGAATGAACATGTGGAGTTTGAGTCCCAGACATACTATGCAGCGTTTGCAGCAGAACTTGAGGCATGTGCACAACCAATGTGGGGTCTCTTAACACACTGCAAAGTCAAA GAGACTCAGGAATATACTAAAACTGTGGTTCGCTACTGTTTGGAGACCCTTCAGATCTGGTTTGATTCCATTGGCTTCATAGACGAg CCTGCTCCAAATCAAGTGACTTTTCACCTGCCACTGCACCGCTACTATGCCATGTTCCTCAGTAAG GCTGTAAAGTGCCAAGGCCTGGACCTGGACAGTCTCCTGCCCGACCAAGagatgctgatgaagatcatgGTGCATCCACTCCAAATCCAG GCAAGCCTGTCCGAGATCCACAGCAACATGTGGGTCAGGAATGGACTACAGATCAAGGGACAGGCTATGACCTACGTACAGTCGCACTTCTGCAACTCCATGATTGACCCAGACATTTATCTGCTCCAG GTGTGTGCGTCGAGGCTAGATCCTGACTACTTCATATCAAGTGTTTTTGAGAG GTTTAAAGTGGTCGACCTGCTGACTATGGCGTCTCAGCATCAGAACGCCGTGTTAGACTCTGAGCAGGAGAGGCCGATGCTTGAAGGAGCTCTGACCTTCCTGGTCATACTCACGAGCCTGCGTGTACATTTGG GGATGACGGACGATGAGATCCTTCGATCTGAGATGGTCTCCCAGCTGTGTATGAATGACCGCACACACAGTGCACTCTTGGATCTT ATTCCTGAGAATCCCAACCCAAAGAGTGGCATTGTACCAGGGAGTTGTAGTTTTGAGGAGATGCTCTCTTCTGTGGCCGACTTCAAAGCCCCAGTGTTTGAGCCCGGAGGCTCGATGCAGCAGGGCATGTACACACCTAAAG CCGAGGTGTGGGAAAAGGAGTTTGACCCCATCATGGTCGTTCTCAGAACAGTCTACCGGCGTGACGTCCAGTCAGCAATGGACAGATACTCAGCATT TTTGAAACAGTCTGGGATTCACACTGGCAACCCTTGGCCGCCTTACAAGGAGAGGACTCCTCTGCACCCATGCTACAAAGGCCTAATCAAGCTGTTGCACTGCAAGACACTGCACATTGTGATATTCACTCTGCTTTACAAG ATATGGATGGATCATCCGAACATGTCGGAGCATGTGCTGTGCATGGTGCTGTACCTGATCGAGCTGGGCTTGGACAACCAAATTCAAGACAACAAGGACAATGAG GAGCCTTGCATTGAGGAGCACTGCCATGACAGCTGGTTCCCTGGCACCAACCTCCTCTCCAACCTGCACCATGTCATCAACTTTGTGAGGGTTCGGGTCCCTGAAACGGCCCCTGAAGTGAAGAGAGAGGCCCCCCCCAGCACCAGCACTGAAGCTTCCTCTTATGGCCAG AACTCCAGACGTCTTTCAGGGAATTGGAGAGAG AACCTGCGTGAAGCTCAGGTCTTCAGCCTCGTGGCGGAGCGCAGGAGGAAGTTCCAGGAGATAATCAACCGCAGCAACACCGAGGCCACCCAGGTTGTCAGGCCCAAGAGCTCCTCAACCCGCTGGGTCCCGCCAGGCACACCTCCCCAGCTGGTGACGGAGATCCTGGAGATCCGAGAGAGCATGCTGTCCCTCCTCATCAAGCTCCACCAGAAACTGTCGTCCAGGCCGAACTCCCTGTCGCCGTCCTGGCTGGAGGATATGGACACGAGCCGTCACGCTCACGGAGACGGCATTACGGCCATTGAGCGTATCCTCACCAAGGCAGCCACGCGCAGCTGCCAAATCAAGCGTAGCATCCAGGACATTTGTGGAAAAGTGTGTCCTCCAGTGCCACCGAAGAAGAACAGTCCATCTGACAAGAAAACCATGGATAAAGAAGAGAG aCGCCAGagggccagagagagacagcagaaaCTGCTCGCTGAATTTGCTTCCAGGCAGAAGAGTTTCATGGAAACAGCCATGGATGTTG AATCCCCTGAGGCCGAGGCAGCCATGGATCTTGGAGCATCTGAAGTAATGGAGTCTGAGGTTCTTTATGACTGTGTCATCTGTGGCCAGAGTGGACCGTCCACTGAGGACCGTCCCACTGGCCTAGTAGTTCTCCTGCAGGCATCCTCAG TGCTTGGGCACCGCTGCAAAAACCAAGAGGCTAAGAAGCTACCGACGAGCGATGAAGAGCACATCTATCCTGCAGACACGTGTGGAGTGGCTCATGATGTCAGGCTGACGCTAATGCAACGGTTCTTCAAAGAT AGTTCTTGTCTGCAGTCTGTCTCCATAGGTTGGGACGGAGGCGTCTACGTCCAGACCTGTGGACACACTTTGCACATAGATTGCCACAAGTCATACATGGAGTCTTTGAGG aatgaCCAGGTGCTCCAGGGTTTCTCGGTTGACAAGGGTGAATTTACGTGCCCACTCTGTCGGCAGTTTGCTAATAGTGTCCTTCCCTGTCGCCCCGGGCGGGGCACAGAGGGCGGTGCCTGGCACGCGCCCACAAACAAGAagttgtgtgtgcttgtgaatGAAGTAGAAGATCTTCAGGAGAAACTCGGACCTTTTCCC ACGGAGTCCAACTTAAGTAAGGAGATGGAGTTGGTTATCAAAGACATCAAGAACACCACCCAGAAGAAATACATGGACTATGGCAAGAACCCGGGCTCTCCTGACAACGACTTCCTCTTCATGTACTCGGTGGCAAG GACCAACCTGGAGTTGGAGCTTGTGCATCGGGGAGGAAACCTGCGCTCTGGAGGAGCCAGTGCAGCTGCCAAACGCTCATGTCTCA ATCAGCTGTTCCATGTGCTGGCCATGCACATGCGTCTGTACAGCATTGATTCAGCCTACAACCCCTGGACTAAGCTGACTCAGATTACACAAAGCAAAGAGGCAGA CAGCTTCGATGAAGAGAGACCCGAGGTACCCATGCTGTTTCGAGACGTCCCTTCCCTCCTGATCATCTTTGTGCTTACGATGCCACAGCCTCTGCGAAAAG AACACTTTACCTGTGTGGTGAAGATGCTGTACAACCTGCAGTTCATCCAGGCTGTGACTGCTCTGTCGACCAAGTTCAGCCCAGAGGAGAGGCAGGCCTGGAGCACGTCTGGAGCACTCAAGAAG AATGCTGCAAACGCTGAGAGATCTTTTGAAGCGCTGCTCAGTCACGCCATCAGTGAGCTCTCCAAGGACAAGAGTGTCTACAAGGTGAACGCTGAGGAAACGTCAATG CTGAGCTCCAGTGTGTGGTCCCCGCAGTCTATCGAGTTCAGCCTCCAGCAGTTCTGCCTGCCTTTCCTCCgcctctcctgcctcctgcagcatCACCTCTACGGAGATAACCTCACTGGCTGCATG gaggaggatgagttCTCGtccttggctgtgtgtgtggggctctTACCATCGGCCCCTCCGCCTTCCAACACTGTGCACAGTGCCTCGTACCTGGAGTGGGCGGTCAGCGCCTTCGACTTGGTGACACAGTGGTGTGCTGAGGTCCAGGGGCTCTCTCAGATGCAGGCTGAGCAGTCAGTG ACGTTGCTCGTCCAGGATCCTCAGTGGGCGACCCCTCGCCTTTTGCAGCTACCTGACAACTACAATATCATCTTCCAGTACTATCACAGGAAGGCCTGCACTGCCTGCAAAAAGGTGCCAAAAGACCCTGCACTCTGCCTTGTGTGTGGCGCCTTCGTCTGTCTCAAAGGCGTGTGTTGCAAACAGCAGggtatttgtgaatgtgttttg CACTCGCAGCATTGTGGCGCAGCTACAGGCATCTTTCTACTGATAAACGcctcagtcatcatcatcatccgcGGACATCGTTTCTGCCTGTGGGGTTCTGTGTACCTCGATGCTCACGGAGAGGAGGACCGGGATTTACG CCGTGGCAAGCCTCTCTTCTTATGTGCGGAGAGGTATCGAGTGTTGGAGCAGCAGTGGGTATCACACACCTTTGATCACATCAATAAGCGTTGGGGGCCTCACTATAATGGACTCTAA